The sequence acccCACCGCTGCCTCGACCACGCCCCCTACCCACCCGAGGTATGCAGCGGGTGCACGGCCTCTCTCAGTTTTAGCGGAATTGATCCATGCTGCTGCTTCTAGTTAGCTGTTGTTACTCAGAGATGCTGCAATATCACCGTCTGAATGTACTACTAGCACTagcagtgagtgagtgagtgagttaGTTCGGCTGTAACTAGTGGCAACAACGATGGTTTTCTTTGTGGTATTAGCAGATACTCACTACTACGTATCACTTagcagtgagtgagtgagtgaggtcGGCTGTAATCAGTTTACCAGTGACAACAACGATGATTTTGTCTCTGATATTACCGGACACTCTCTAGTCTAGTTTGATGCCGAGTCGTATAATGAATTTGTTTTCAACACAAGGTTCTGCTCTTCGATGCTTACAGGTTGATGTTGAAGACCTATAGAGCTCAAAAGACCCAGATGGTACTACTGGCATAATGCAGCCTTCAGACATTTGGAAGGCGCATGCgtcgcagcagcagcagtcggagGGGTCAGGGCTGGACATGGAGAGGAACAACGGATGCAACGGCCATAACTGCTGCCCGTCCCCTCTCCAGCCCGTCGCCTCAGCTGGTCAGCACTCCGAAAGCAGCGCCGCCTACTTCTCTTGGCCCACGTCTACGCTGATGCACGGCTCCGCCGAGGGCCGCGCCAACTACTTTGGGAACCTGCAGAAGGGCGTGCTGCCGGGACACCTTGGCCGCCTGCCCAAAGGCCAGCAGGCCACCACCTTGCTCGATCTCATGATTATAAGGGCGTTCCACAGCAagatcctgcgccgcttcagccttgGCACGGCCATAGGCTTTCGGATCAGGAAGGGCACGTTGACCGACACGCCTGCCATCCTCGTGTTTGTTGCTCGCAAGGTTAACAAGAAGTGGCTCAGGCCTACGCAGTGCCTTCCAGCCGCCCTTGAGGTACACTTggttttgttgtttgtttttagCAATTTCTTATTTAGTCCACACTAGTATGAACTTTCATAACCTGTATCTGTGAATGTTCCTTCCATGAACAGGGACCTGGGGGTGTGTGGTGTGATGTTGATGTTGTTGAGTTCTCTTATTATGGTGCACCAGCACCGACTCCAAAGGAACAATTGTATGACGAGCTTGTTGATGGGCTGCGGGGTAGTGATCCATCTATAGGCTCTGGTTCACAGGTCATATTTTTTTTCCACAGCTACTGTTGCCTGTTTGCCCTGTCCTCTTCACAGTTAACTAGTTATTACACCTCACATCCGTAGGATTGCAGTCTGGATGAATTTGCTGTGGGATTCATTCACGCTGTATTTTATTTAGTTTTACTTCCATTGACTCAAAACTTCTTAAAACATTCCTATGTTTTCCTATGATGCAACCGAACAACCTGTCAATACTATGGTTTTCCTACTCTTATATGTTTACCAAACCCTGCTTTGCTATAAATCATACACCACAAAGACCAGAGATTCTGTTTTTTTATTCCATTCATTTTCATTTAGTACATCAAAATCATTATTTATCTGTCAGCTCTCGACACACACATCAGTTTCATGCATTGACACTGAATAACTCTGGACATACATACCAGTCTCATACTCTCATGAATTGATATTGTGACTTAGTTGTTTCGGTTTTAATTCTCAGGTAGCTAGTCTTGAAACATACGGGACTTTGGGTGCCATCGTGAAGAGTCGAACTGGCAACAAGCAAGTAGGCTTCCTAACGAACAGACATGTTGCAGTTGACCTGGATTATCCTAATCAGAAGATGTTCCATCCGTTGCCCCCTAATCTTGGACCTGGAGTTTACCTCGGTGCTGTTGAGAGAGCCACATCTTTTATCACGGATGATGTTTGGTATGGTATCTATGCGGGAACGAACCCAGGTAACATTTTTCGTCATCACAGATTGCTTCATATATTTGTTCAACTATTCAACTGccaaggggagccttggcgcagtggtaaagctgctgccttgtgaccatggaaacagcctcttacagaaatgtagggaaaggctgcgtactatagacccaaagtggtcggacccttccctggaccctgcgcaagcgggagctacatgcaccaggttgccctttttttttatTCAACTGCCGACTCTAGTGAAACAGAAAATGAAATGTTTCTGAGTATTTCGTGTTTTTGGCATACATGGCGTATCTTGTACTCCATTCACCACGCTCATTTCATgcttttgctgccatttttttccTTATAATGCTCTTGTTCTCATAAATTGAAATGCCATTTACCTGTGCGGTGCATCTGCAGAAACATTTGTCCGTGCTGATGGTGCATTTATACCatttgcggacgactttgacattACCAATGTCAGCACCTCAGTTAAAGGAGTTGGACTCATCGGTGACATCAAGGCAATCGATCTGCAGTCCCCGATTGGCAGTCTCATCGGGAAGCAAGTTGTGAAAGTTGGAAGAAGCTCAGGCCATACGACAGGGACCGTCATGGCATATGCTCTTGAATACAACGACGAGAAGGGCATATGCTTTTTCACCGACTTCCTTGTCGTCGGGGAGAACCAGCAAACGTTTGATCTTGAAGGGGACAGCGGAAGCCTTATAATCTTAACAGGACAAGATGGTGAGAAGCCACAGCCTATAGGGATTATATGGGGTGGCACGGCCAACCGCGGAAGGTTGAAGCTGAAAAGTGGGCAGGGCCCAGAGAACTGGACGAGTGGTGTTGATCTGGGGCGCCTTCTTGACCTCCTCGAGCTCGATCTGATCACGACAAGCGAAGGGCTGCAAGGTCTGTCCTTTTCCTAACACTGAGTGAGTGTTGTCTGCTGGACACACAACAGCTAGACAGACATGTTGTTGTCAGCATCCCTTGTTTGTAGCATCACCTTGATTTCCTCCTCTCTTTGTTGGTTGGCACAACAGAGGCCCTGGAGGAGCAGAGGATCACGGTGGCGGCGGCCAATTCTACGGCCACCGAGTCGTCGCCGCCCGTGGCCACCACCCCGCAAGAAGCCGAGAAAGTGGACAAGATCTACGAGCCCCTGGGGATCAACATCCAGCAGCTTCCACGGGACGGCTCTGCCAACTCGACGGACCAGCCCTTTGGGCCCGACGAGTTCCACGTCGACACGGTGGATGGGGTAAACAGCAACGTGGAGGAGCGGCAGTTCATCCCGAACCTGATGGGCATGTCCCCGATGCGCGACGAGCAAGGAGGCAACGGCGAGCTGGAAAACAACTGCAACCTGGAGAGCTCGGCGGAGGACATCTGCTTCTCGCTGCACCTGGGCGAGCGGGAGCCCAAGAGGCTCCGCTCCGACACGACGACGGTGGACATAGACCTGCAGAAATGAGAGAGGGGCCGTGGCATCTTGTTCCTTTCATCGTGCCCCtctgtatgcgttgttgttgttgttggattgGAGGCGATTGCGATTTGTGGATGGAAAAATAAAACCCCATTGATCGATCTGTGAGATGAGAACCTGCTGTTGTATTGCTCGCTGGGACCCGACCGACAGAGTTTTACTACAGCAGTAGTTTCAGGTGAAAACGATGGCGCTGTCATCTGTATGTGTACTACTCCtggtagtacttcctccgttccaaattagtcgtcgcagaaatggatatatctagaactaaaacacacctgcgacaagtaattcgaaacggaggAAGTAGTAGTGAACTGTTGCGTGATTTATTTAACTCCCAACTCGCCAGCCAACTAACCAGTACGTATATGTGAATAAAGGAAGGAAAACATGTAGCATTACACAGGCCTGTATGGCTGCATGGAATTACTTGTCactgtatctagatgtattttagttgtagatacatccatttttattcatttttgagacgagtaatttggaacggagggagtatgtttcatGTCATGTTTTGTACTACTACTAGCAAAAGTGCCCGTTGcaacgtgcgttgcaacggatgaACAACAAAAACATCATAAAATTTATAGACCCAAAATAAAATAATTCAAGTTCAGGCAAATTGCACCAATATGTCATCAGTTTTACAGATTGATAATTAAGATAAATGATGCAAGAGAGCAAAGAACATGAGACATCAAATTTATGACAAAAAAGAAATAGATCAAAGATTTTTAATGATGTCGGTAGTGAAACACAAAAAATACATGCTAGCCAAATAAGTATGACTTAATATCCAGACATATGAGTGTCGTCTATTTTAACATGGTGGCTCACCATGTTGCCACACAATGTCCACGTGATCGTAATGCACGTGGTAAATCCCTAGGCAATGAGCTTATCACTGCACGACACACTTGCCATTGTCTCGCGCAAGGAaatatttaaatctttaaaaacaaATCTCATCGACCAAGAACTACTCTCAATACCTAGACATATAAAGACTTTTcaaaaactaatcaaatcctagacataaaaGACTTCTGAATCGGCGAACAGTTTTTCGAATCGACAAACATCTTTTATAAATTAGGACATCTTTAAAAAATCACGAACATTTGTTTTGTTTTTAGAGAAACATTTATTGAAATGCATGGatagtttttgaattcatgaatattttttgactcagctaacattttttgaattgatgaCTTTTTTAAATTGGGGGATGAATTTTAAATTTCGCAAAAGACATTtgattttttgaaaattttcttgGACATTTTTTTCCAGATTcacgaatatgttttgaatacacaatcatttttttgaaaatcatgaacatgattttaCTTCCTGACATGTTTTTCCAGATTGTGATTTTTTATAATTTGCGACAGTTTTGTAAAATCACCAACTTTTTTTGAAACAGCGAAAATTTTATGATTTCCCAAAGTTTTTTTAATTCACTATTATTTCTCTAAAATTTGGTTATAACTGAAAACTTTTATAATTTGGAATTGTCAAATTAATTTCAAGAAgaaaaaactaaaacagaaatgagaaaagaaaagaaaagacaaaatgaaaaaaaaggagcGTCACACCCGGTAGGCCGGTCCCATGGAGGAGGTGCCTAAGAAAAAGGAGGCAAAAAATGGTATTACCAGGATTCGAACCCAGGCCTACACGGTAGAAGCAACAGCCTGGTGGCCCCAGGCTGGTAGTACGCTTGCGTTATAGACACGGCATCGCTAGTCTAAAAGCACAGTTCACGGCGGCGCCTTTGGAAATAAAAACCAAATCGTTTTCTTAACTTACCGAGTGGGATAGCGGGTAATTTATAGCTAATTCGGAGGCAATTATTtggacggacgaccagaagcactatttactttattattatttttatggcgATTATATATATAGGGTAGATAGATCGAATAATTACGAATGGACATGGTTCTACGCGAGGATGGAATCACCTCCGTCCATGCGCATGTGATTCGTGTAGTATTTGTACAACCAGCCCGTACATCTATTTCTCAGCACCGCTCCAGTGTAGTATAGGCCTAGTATTCCACAGCCAATAAGTGAGTAAGCCCTACTGCACAATAACTACACTGATCCATGCTATTGATTAGAGAAGTTAATCTCTCATTTATTTGTACATTCAACGGCAGCGTGCACCACCCCATGCATTTTCTCCCCATTCATTGTATCCATGCCGCAGCTCGTCCCTCACTCAGCTAGCTTCTCTAGTCCATGCTCAGGGAGATCTAAGAGTTCCTCTTCCCAACAATGGAGTTGTGGAATTGTAGCTATACTGGAGtccatctctttctctctctctggtGGTTGGTGGTGGACATTGCAAGCTCATGTTCTGTATTAGGATCCCAACTAACGTAGAAAAGATAACGAACATCTAACCTTCCGTCGTTGCTAGAGCTTGATGCCATGGCCAGCTTTTTCCTCTCAGCGCCAGGTTGAAGATGAACAATATTGCACACCTCAACCTGTATCCATTTATTAGGAGCAGGTCGTGAAGTGTTAACTACATTGGAAGCATGCACCCTGTCCATAATCACACTAGCTCTCTCCACCTCGCATTGTTCAATTTAGAAACTGGAGTATTTTAGTTTCGTCACTTGTTTCAAGTATTGGTTTAGAACTGAAATCCTTACATTTATCAATTTCTTATTAAAAAATCAATTAACTCCATTCTTCGTAGTTAACTCAAATCATGAAAAAAGTagaatttgaatttttaaatgcaACATTAATAATAAAAAATCATTTCGTCTATTAATAGAAGATCAGGCAAAATTCTACATAAAGGTTAAAATATTTTTACATGGCTTATAGAGAACGAGGCTTCTTTTTACGGCTTTGGGTTTGATCTCAGCTTCACAAGCATACATGTTAACCAAAAATTACAATccccatttaaaaaaaattagagaCATCAAAATCAACTCCACATATAATTCTAATTGAAGTTACGATATGAAAGTATCTGCGAGCTGCATTTAATTATCTAAATATATGGGAGCAAGTTTGTCATGGTTACAGCTAAATTTGTGTGCTTAGTCGTTGTTCTATGTATTAACATTATATTAATATATGTAGTAGTAATATATTAATTGGTAAATTAGGACTAATCATCATACAAGTGTGTTTAATCATTGTGCCAGTTATTAGCTCTGTAATATTTAGGGCTAATTAGCATATGAGTCTTACTCTATACACTAAACCATCCAGTTCGTCATGAATCAGTCGCTATGAATAAAGCTTCTTGTATCAGCATTCCGTTGATTCATCTGCCTATTGATGAGTAGCACATTAATACATAGGTTTGGCCACCTAATCACAAGTGCCACAAAAGAAGTCTGCAATGCAAGTAGACCAACATGTTGGTTATATGTCAGCGCGCGCGTATACCCAAGAAAGTAAAACACAGAACCAGTGTGATATGCTATAACATGTGTATCAACGTTTCTGCTGGGGCCATCTCCTCTTGTTCTTCCGCTCTCCACAGGGACGCGACTCACAGAAGAGCTACAGTGCAGTTCTAACAGATAAGAGAATTAAAGATTGACCCAACACCTGCAAGGGGCGTTGCTACCAGACAGCTAGTATCCATACGAGAATTAAACGAGACCTGGCCCATGCATGTCAGGTATAACGTCACGTATTTACTCTGGCCTGAGAATTACCNNNNNNNNNNNNNNNNNNNNNNNNNNNNNNNNNNNNNNNNNNNNNNNNNNNNNNNNNNNNNNNNNNNNNNNNNNNNNNNNNNNNNNNNNNNNNNNNNNNNNNNNNNNNNNNNNNNNNNNNNNNNNNNNNNNNNNNNNNNNNNNNNNNNNNNNNNNNNNNNNNNNNNNNNNNNNNNNNNNNNNNNNNNNNNNNNNNNNNNNNNNNNNNNNNNNNNNNNNNNNNNNNNNNNNNNNNNNNNNNNNNNNNNNNNNNNNNTTGCAGTGGCCTATATTAAGTAGCAATCGTGATGCATATGCGGACGCGCGAGATTTCGGCATCGCGTGCCACCATGTCCCAAAAGTTCGCGTCCGTAGATAGATAGGGTAGATTAGGGTAGATTTATTGTGAAGAATCTTTTGTAGTACTAGATGTGATGCTAATTGACCAAATTTCCATGGCAATTTTTGAGACTATAGATCATGGCACCCCCAAATGTGTACTTCATGGCAATTGGCAACTCGTATGTTTTTGCAATCGAAACTCAAATTTAGATTTGTTACCATGGCAACTCAAGATTTGATTTCTTGTTATGCCAAATTGAATTATTCTTTCCCATGCCAAAAAACATAAAATGTTTCCTTGGAAATTTAAAATAAGTTGCCATGTCAACTCAACTTGTGCACCATGTCAAATTAAATCATGTTATCATTGCCATGGCAGTTTCAGGGCTATTTACAAGAGAAATCAACTTTAATTTGGCGTGATGTAGGGATAGTAATTTTGCCATGATACGTATAGTTGTCGTGATAGATAGAAGTAGTTTTTTCTCTCTCATTTCCCATGGTCTATCTCTTCTCCACTCCTAAAGGGGGAGTACATTGTCTTTTCATATATGTCGATCTTTTGGATTCACTACAGTATTGGATATTCAGTTTCTTACTCGTCATCATACGAAGGCAGTTACATAAGTTAACCGGAAGAGCCAATGTTTTGTTTAATTTCATTTTTGAACACCGACAAACCATGCCTCTCGAAGATATGGAGGAACCAAATCTGTGCCGCCCCCTGGTGGCGATACCTCTACCCCAGCCCCTCTTGGTGACATCTCTAATGTTACTTGGATGAGTAGTTCCTCGCATACATTCTCTATCCTTTTTGATACTTgttgacaaaaagggggagaaGAACATCGAGTGATAGAATAGCGGGTTATTTGCAGGAGTGTTTCCATTCGCCTTCTTATTTGGTTTTCCTCGGAACAATTTGATTTCATCGAACTATTTGCTTGTGGAACTTAAAGCACCGCCTGTGGTGTTGTTAAACCTCGATCTTCATGTAACGTTATAACCCCCATGCAATGCTATTTCCTTTTAGCTATTTGACTGCAGGTGCTACCGAATGCTtactttccttgcaataattatCCTTGATAACTATCTATCGCGCAAGGAAAATGAAAGCGTTTCAAGGAGGATTGAAAATCCTATCTCTAGAAGAGATATCTTGCAGGAGATTATTTATCTTCGATATCTAACCCTATAGGAGAAGAAAATTGCTTCAATTTAAAACTCTTGAGTTTCGAAAGAAAACTCTACCTATCTTTCTTACAAGTTGTTTTTCCTTGCACATATACTATATTTCAtcctttttgcaggaaaacttgtcTGAAGCATATCTATTCCGAAAAAATATATCTGTATTTCCTTGCTCTGATTTTCCTCGAGTATCTAACTTGCAGGAAACTTATATCTCGTGTCGATTCAAACAATGCTCTGAGAAAATCGTCATGATTTATCCTTCTTCACAAATCATTTCAAAGTACTCACTTAATCTAACATATCTTTGTCAAAGATTGTGTGAAAGGAAATACCTCAGGTAGTGCCAAGTGTATTGAAAGAAACCATGAATGAGATCATATATCAATATCACTCGTACGAAGACTTAGCTCGCTACCTTCAATTTATCATAAATGCATACGATGCATATCTTAAGGGGGGAGCGTGCTTTATCTTCGTGATTATCTTCGCATTTCATTTTCATATATCTATCCCTCGATGTGCTTTGTTTTGTCAACAgtcgtccaaaaagggggagattgtgttggaaatatgccctagaggcaataataaaaggattattattatatttccttgttcatgatatttgtcttttattcatgctataattgtgttatctggaaatcgtaatacatgtgtgaatacatagacaccaacatgtccc comes from Triticum aestivum cultivar Chinese Spring chromosome 5B, IWGSC CS RefSeq v2.1, whole genome shotgun sequence and encodes:
- the LOC123110036 gene encoding protein NARROW LEAF 1 — protein: MQPSDIWKAHASQQQQSEGSGLDMERNNGCNGHNCCPSPLQPVASAGQHSESSAAYFSWPTSTLMHGSAEGRANYFGNLQKGVLPGHLGRLPKGQQATTLLDLMIIRAFHSKILRRFSLGTAIGFRIRKGTLTDTPAILVFVARKVNKKWLRPTQCLPAALEGPGGVWCDVDVVEFSYYGAPAPTPKEQLYDELVDGLRGSDPSIGSGSQVASLETYGTLGAIVKSRTGNKQVGFLTNRHVAVDLDYPNQKMFHPLPPNLGPGVYLGAVERATSFITDDVWYGIYAGTNPETFVRADGAFIPFADDFDITNVSTSVKGVGLIGDIKAIDLQSPIGSLIGKQVVKVGRSSGHTTGTVMAYALEYNDEKGICFFTDFLVVGENQQTFDLEGDSGSLIILTGQDGEKPQPIGIIWGGTANRGRLKLKSGQGPENWTSGVDLGRLLDLLELDLITTSEGLQEALEEQRITVAAANSTATESSPPVATTPQEAEKVDKIYEPLGINIQQLPRDGSANSTDQPFGPDEFHVDTVDGVNSNVEERQFIPNLMGMSPMRDEQGGNGELENNCNLESSAEDICFSLHLGEREPKRLRSDTTTVDIDLQK